A region of Haliotis asinina isolate JCU_RB_2024 chromosome 7, JCU_Hal_asi_v2, whole genome shotgun sequence DNA encodes the following proteins:
- the LOC137290774 gene encoding scavenger receptor class F member 1-like isoform X2 yields the protein METTGISLLALLFFIHRSSAETHCFRSSDDGPCTDCQRGWHGNYCNYKCSGNCDIGGCHRDTGICIQCAAGYHGMNCTKTCSPNCRYSHGDKPSCSREAGNCLENCVDGWWGKKCENRCSDGCEDNSCYFWDGSCARGCRDGWAGESCDARCPVGCHGDTCERYGSHKCTQGCKRGLHGHHCDKQCNRHCRDQDCFHDHGMKSTVCRQGCVDGWMSLDCKMKCPGNCEACSQETGECFRCKQGYWGSDCTRPCSDTCLNKTCNRDDGLCSGCIPGYYGNICDTDCGGDCIRCLQVDKGCRCREECHKMCLQHHQQGGACDDLHGGEEYDRNGSQVCEAEDLLFTLSVGLLVRHRFLQVLNLI from the exons ATGGAAACGACGGGAATCTCCCTGTTGGCACTGT TATTCTTCATACATCGGTCATCAGCTGAGACCCACTGTTTCCGGTCATCAGACGACGGTCCTTGCACTGACTGTCAGAGAGGCTGGCATGGGAACTACTGCAACTACAAATGTTCCGGCAACTGCGACATCGGCGGCTGTCACAGGGACACCGGGATATGTATACAATGTGCCGCTGGCTATCATGGCATGAACTGTACAAAAACATGTTCCCCCAACTGTAGATACAGTCACGGAGACAAGCCCTCCTGTAGCCGGGAGGCAGGAAACTGTCTGGAAAACTGTGTAGATGGCTGGTGGGGAAAGAAGTGTGAGAACAGATGCAGTGATGGATGTGAAGACAACTCCTGCTACTTCTGGGACGGGTCATGTGCTAGAGGATGCAGGGATGGTTGGGCCGGTGAGAGCTGTGACGCCAGGTGTCCAGTGGGGTGCCATGGTGACACATGTGAGAGGTACGGCAGCCATAAGTGCACACAAGGATGTAAGCGCGGTCTTCACGGACATCACTGTGATAAGCAGTGTAACAGACACTGTAGGGATCAGGACTGTTTCCATGACCACGGTATGAAGTCGACAGTCTGCAGACAGGGCTGCGTGGATGGCTGGATGTCCCTCGACTGCAAGATGAAGTGTCCTGGTAACTGTGAAGCATGTTCTCAAGAGACTGGGGAATGTTTCAGATGCAAGCAAGGCTACTGGGGATCTGACTGCACTAGACCGTGTAGTGACACGTGTTTAAACAAGACATGTAATAGAGATGATGGACTGTGTTCTGGTTGTATACCTGGTTACTATGGAAACATCTGTGACACAGATTGTGGGGGTGACTGTATAAGATGTCTCCAGGTGGACAAAGGTTGTCGATGTAGGGAAGAATGTCACAAGATGTGTCTGCAGCACCATCAACAGGGCGGGGCATGCGATGATTTACACGGAGGAGAGGAAT ACGATAGGAACGGATCACAGGTATGTGAAGCTGAAGACCTACTGTTTACATTATCTGTAGGTCTGCTGGTCCGACATCGATTTCTTCAAGTCTTGAACTTGATATAA
- the LOC137290774 gene encoding scavenger receptor class F member 1-like isoform X1: METTGISLLALFSVFFIHRSSAETHCFRSSDDGPCTDCQRGWHGNYCNYKCSGNCDIGGCHRDTGICIQCAAGYHGMNCTKTCSPNCRYSHGDKPSCSREAGNCLENCVDGWWGKKCENRCSDGCEDNSCYFWDGSCARGCRDGWAGESCDARCPVGCHGDTCERYGSHKCTQGCKRGLHGHHCDKQCNRHCRDQDCFHDHGMKSTVCRQGCVDGWMSLDCKMKCPGNCEACSQETGECFRCKQGYWGSDCTRPCSDTCLNKTCNRDDGLCSGCIPGYYGNICDTDCGGDCIRCLQVDKGCRCREECHKMCLQHHQQGGACDDLHGGEEYDRNGSQVCEAEDLLFTLSVGLLVRHRFLQVLNLI, from the exons ATGGAAACGACGGGAATCTCCCTGTTGGCACTGT TTTCAGTATTCTTCATACATCGGTCATCAGCTGAGACCCACTGTTTCCGGTCATCAGACGACGGTCCTTGCACTGACTGTCAGAGAGGCTGGCATGGGAACTACTGCAACTACAAATGTTCCGGCAACTGCGACATCGGCGGCTGTCACAGGGACACCGGGATATGTATACAATGTGCCGCTGGCTATCATGGCATGAACTGTACAAAAACATGTTCCCCCAACTGTAGATACAGTCACGGAGACAAGCCCTCCTGTAGCCGGGAGGCAGGAAACTGTCTGGAAAACTGTGTAGATGGCTGGTGGGGAAAGAAGTGTGAGAACAGATGCAGTGATGGATGTGAAGACAACTCCTGCTACTTCTGGGACGGGTCATGTGCTAGAGGATGCAGGGATGGTTGGGCCGGTGAGAGCTGTGACGCCAGGTGTCCAGTGGGGTGCCATGGTGACACATGTGAGAGGTACGGCAGCCATAAGTGCACACAAGGATGTAAGCGCGGTCTTCACGGACATCACTGTGATAAGCAGTGTAACAGACACTGTAGGGATCAGGACTGTTTCCATGACCACGGTATGAAGTCGACAGTCTGCAGACAGGGCTGCGTGGATGGCTGGATGTCCCTCGACTGCAAGATGAAGTGTCCTGGTAACTGTGAAGCATGTTCTCAAGAGACTGGGGAATGTTTCAGATGCAAGCAAGGCTACTGGGGATCTGACTGCACTAGACCGTGTAGTGACACGTGTTTAAACAAGACATGTAATAGAGATGATGGACTGTGTTCTGGTTGTATACCTGGTTACTATGGAAACATCTGTGACACAGATTGTGGGGGTGACTGTATAAGATGTCTCCAGGTGGACAAAGGTTGTCGATGTAGGGAAGAATGTCACAAGATGTGTCTGCAGCACCATCAACAGGGCGGGGCATGCGATGATTTACACGGAGGAGAGGAAT ACGATAGGAACGGATCACAGGTATGTGAAGCTGAAGACCTACTGTTTACATTATCTGTAGGTCTGCTGGTCCGACATCGATTTCTTCAAGTCTTGAACTTGATATAA
- the LOC137290582 gene encoding scavenger receptor class F member 1-like → MKITMIPLMVALSFMHQSSAETHCFRSSADGRCTECQRGWHGDYCNYKCSGNCDIGGCHRDTGICIQCEVGYHGMNCTGTCSPNCRYSHGDKPSCSRETGNCLENCVDGWWGKKCENRCSDGCEDNSCYFWDGSCARGCRDGWAGESCDTRCPGGCHGDTCERYGTHNCTQGCKHGVHGHRCEKQCNRHCRDQDCFYDHGMKSTVCSQGCVDGWMSLDCKMKCHGNCEACSQETGECSRCKQGYWGSDCTRPCSDTCLTKTCHKGDGRCKSQLVNFNKRCGSACIGCLETQKSCGCQDVCLVQCLPITLDPQGCSEADVFNTSGSYMLRDDALVVTAVVFFSLKLKYLN, encoded by the exons ATGAAAATAACGATGATCCCGCTGATGGTAGCGT TGTCCTTCATGCACCAGTCATCAGCTGAGACCCACTGTTTCCGGTCATCAGCCGACGGTCGTTGCACTGAATGTCAGAGAGGCTGGCATGGGGACTACTGCAACTACAAATGTTCCGGCAACTGCGACATCGGCGGCTGTCACAGGGACACCGGGATATGTATACAATGTGAAGTTGGCTACCATGGCATGAACTGTACAGGAACATGTTCCCCCAACTGTAGATACAGTCACGGAGACAAGCCCTCCTGTAGCCGGGAGACAGGAAACTGTCTGGAAAACTGTGTAGATGGCTGGTGGGGAAAGAAGTGTGAGAACAGATGCAGTGATGGATGTGAAGACAACTCCTGCTACTTCTGGGACGGGTCATGTGCTAGAGGATGTAGGGATGGTTGGGCCGGTGAGAGTtgtgacaccaggtgtccagGGGGGTGTCATGGTGACACATGTGAGAGGTACGGCACCCATAATTGCACACAAGGATGTAAACACGGTGTTCACGGACATCGCTGTGAGAAGCAGTGTAACAGACACTGTAGAGATCAGGACTGTTTCTATGACCACGGTATGAAGTCGACAGTGTGCAGTCAGGGCTGCGTGGATGGCTGGATGTCCCTCGACTGCAAGATGAAATGTCATGGTAACTGTGAAGCATGTTCTCAAGAGACTGGGGAATGTTCGAGATGCAAGCAAGGCTACTGGGGATCTGACTGCACTAGACCGTGTAGTGACACGTGTTTAACCAAGACATGTCACAAAGGTGATGGAAGATGCAAGAGTCAACTGGTCAACTTTAACAAACGATgtggatctgcttgtattgGTTGTCTGGAGACCCAGAAGTCATGTGGATGTCAGGATGTATGTCTGGTTCAATGTTTGCCCATCACATTGGACCCCCAGGGATGTTCAGAAGCAGACGTCTTCAATACAA GTGGATCATACATGCTGCGTGATGATGCACTGGTTGTCACTGCGGTtgtatttttcagtttgaaactgaaatatttaaacTAG